A stretch of DNA from Prinia subflava isolate CZ2003 ecotype Zambia chromosome 21, Cam_Psub_1.2, whole genome shotgun sequence:
CTAGCTGAAATATTAAAGGTCTCTTCATCATATTATAGAAAGCCACAACTTGTGAGTGTTTGGGAGACAAAAACAAATTTGAAGTTGGTTGAAAACGAAGAAGAACAAAGCTTTGTAATTGTGAGAGTGTCTAATCCCTGGAAGAGCTACCAAGGGAAATCATTTAGTTTCTTATTAAAGTAAAGGAAGGATTTAGTTCGGAGTCAGTACAActgcttttttccctgacaTAGCTTTGGGATTTTTCAGAGGAGTTGTGTTAGACAAGAGGTGATGTCCAGCACAGGGGGCTGGGGTCAGTAATCTCCTGTCTGCACCACTGGATCCTAAATATGGGATCTGCTGGCAGCTTTAGGCTCTCCTGTAAAGCAGCTTGTACAGGTCACCTCGGAAAGGAAGTCTGGATCTGCTCcaagctgctcctgcactgaGCCTCAGCAGGTATTTAACTACCTCATGAGAAAAGCTAGATGCCTGACAATTTCTGGGTATTTCTTCTGTCCCATTCCAGGCCCGGGAGGTGGGGATGAAAGCCTACGACTTGGCcaagcagctgccccagcaagACTCTCTAGAAACCATTGGTCACCTGCTGGAGTTAATTAATGCCCAGTTTTCCCACACCACATAAAAACTGCCTCTGCCAGACTGAGATGTTTGTCCAGGTTCTCTCTTATCCAGGTTCCTGGATAAGCGTCACAAGGCCTTGGTCCTTCCTGCTACTGCCTCTTTCCAGCTGCATCCCTGGCTGTCACAAACTGtttggaaaataaacattttggtCTGAGTTAGCCTTCATGTGCTGCTCCACCTCTATAACTTTTCAGAGAGTAACAGCACCAGGGTGAGAAACCAAAGCACCACAAACACACTGAATAAATCATTTATTGGCCAGGTTGGGAATAAGCAAACAGCTTTCTCATAGCCTCGTGGTGCTTGTCAAGGAGCCAAGATGAGCTCGTGTGTGTTTCTTACTGGTTTCCTGGCTTTGCTTGCCAGTTTGGTGGAGGGGATCCCATGGAGGATAGGAGAGGGACACAAGGAAGGGCTGTGGTGGTGGACACCTCCTCCTGAGGAGCTGGTTGGGCTTGACAAGGCattgcagctccctgcagagcccctccATCTCCAAACCAATTTCCAGAGAATCCCAGCCTGGTTTGGAAAACCAGCCAGatttaaagctcatcccacttcaccccctgccatgggcagggacaccttccactatggCAAGTGCTtagaattttctctttctgtagaTCTTCTCATAGCTCTGGGCACTGGGAGACTCCTTTGTCCCACTTCTATGGGTAGAACTTATGGGAAGAACCTCCATCCAGGAGGGACCACAGGAGGCATGAGGAACTCTAAGCAGTCTTGAGGGAAAGAATGCAAAGGCTCCAACGGGGGATTCCAACCTAAAGGAGATGTAGTTTCCTGCTAGCAGAGAGCTGAGACATCCCCTTGGATCTGCCACCAACCTCGGGAGGAGATGCCACCCCAAGGCCCATTCCCAGCTGGTTCCTACCCTAGGGAACAGCAAGACCCCTCAGGACAGAGATGACCCTCttggggagggacagggacaccagagCAGGGCCAGATGACGGAAGGCTCCAGAGGCcatggggagtgtgggaagcACAGTGCAGCCACTGGATTTCATGATCCCTCAcggctgggaaaggggagaagggATTCTCAGcttgtgctgggctgagccgtGAGCTCCGATTAAGGTTCATTTACTTCAGGAGGATTTATGAGTGTTTTTAATTGCCTCGCCAAGTTGGGCTGGAGTCAACTGTGCTTTGTAAACGCTTCGTCAAGCTGGGGCCCAAGCAATTAGGAGggattgctgctgctgggggaggggaaaccaCAGATTCAGCCATGTTCCATTCCAGGGGTTGGGATTAGGCTGCTCAGGGTGCACAGCACAGGCCTGGGAAGGGCTAGGAGACCTCCCAACACTCCCGAGGGAGATACTGGTGGTGTCTCCACCTCATGAGGTGTGGAATAACCACCTCCATGGTGTGGGAGATGCTGGAAGGGGCTGAAACAATCATCTCCATGGGGCGGAGGatgctggaaggagctggaatgATCACCTCCATGGGGTGGGGGATGTTGGGGGACTGCCTGCTGGCACAGTGCCCCAGGGCACAAGGATTTGGGTCACCAGGGATTTGGAGCTCGGTCATGTCTGTAATCCTTCCAATACTCCCAGGCTGAGCCTGCAGGGCCATGTGGCTGCTCTGGATGTTCAACATAACAAACCCAGCCTGGAAATGAAGGTTGTGTAGGGCTGAGCATCTCCTAGAGCCAGGAATGAAACAGCAGAGTTAGGAgaggagccctgggcacagaAAGAACATTCTGAAGAGTTCTTAAAGACACTACAAGAGTTATTTCCTACAACAGCCATGCCCAgtgtgtgccctgcagggcaAAGAGCTGCTTCAATAAGTAGAAAAAAGCCCGAAGTGACCAAGATCAGCATTTCTTTGCCTGAAACTGTTCAGGCTTGCAGTTCTTGGCACCTTCTCAGTGAAGGGGAGAAAACCAAATCGACAGAGCATCAGCaaccttttctctcccttcccttgcTCAGGTGCTCATGGCATGACCAAGGCTCCGTCCTGGGCAAGGGGAGCAGGTTTGGGAtccacagggcagcacagctccagcctgatcCTGCCCCCCACCCCGtgatcccagcccaggctgctccaggcaaTTAAAATCTGGTCGTACACCCAGAGCAGGTATTTTGCAACCAGGTGAGTTGTTCTCGTGGAACAACTTTGGTGGAAAAGCTTTGCAAGAACACGCACTCCCAAACCCCCCACTCCTGGCAGGGTAGGGGAAGTCCGGCTCCAAGAAATAAATGCATAGGACATGGGGGCTGGGTGGCTGCTCACATTCTCCTTTATTGTTCACACCACACACCTTCCCCTTGGCACTTCACTGCAGCGATCTGcttaaaaacacacacacacacacccacagcTTGGCGCAGCTGTGCCACAACCAGCTGAAAATGGGCATTTTTAAAGAGATTCATTTTACTCCCTCCCCCCTTTACTTTCTTTCACGAGTGGTCAAGTGTCATCActcccaaaccaaacaaacaaactttaaaaaagatactattaaaaaaaaaaaaaaaaaaaaaaaaaaaaaaaaaaaaaaagcgcctgTGGCTTTGGGAATGTGCCAGGAGCTCCCACACCAGCTGCACTCAGggaaatggggttttttgtatgtgttttcagttttgtttgaaAAGGACAGTATTTctcatctgtatttttttaatatactacAGCCTGAAATTCAGTGCAATAGATACAACTACAGTGCAGAACTATACAAAAGTCATCCTAACCATGtacaagcttttttttcttagttgcTATAGAAACTATAACCTTTTTCTGTACCTTTTGTATGCATTATACAGTGTGAATATACTCCGAGAATATTTACAGTACTTGGCTTGTCAAATCAGAAATGCTATAACTTAAATGTCTACTATTAACAACCAttgaacaaaaatatatataatataaatatctTCCAGTCTATACACAGAGCAGGAAACGGCTGTATCCATGCGGTGCTGGATTTTGGTGAGTCCCGGGATGGGGGTGGTGATGGAGGGGGATGTCGTGTGCGGCTGCCGCTGGCGCTTCACTGTCGGGCAAATATTGCCGAGATTAATCCCAAAATTCAAAAAGAACATATCCCCCCTCtcccattttcccctcccagctggAATTCAGGTAAAAGGAGAGAAGCCTGCAACAATGGATTGACCTTTCCAACTGATCCATCCGGACGGCTCCGTCCTCCACGCTGCCCCAGGCGGGAGGTCCCCGTCCATGAACCCACCGCAGGGCTTGAAATCAAGGAGACTTGAAAAAATGACTCATTTGCGtggtagttttttttttttaaaaatattagatTTAGTCaatttatgtgatttttttcctctatgattagaaagttaaaaaataagtttccagctttttaaaaacttcctCTACGTGATTTTCCGTTAAATAACTATTGCATCGTTAATAAAAAACAGGGAATTGCCCTCCTGCTGGTGGGGGCTGTGTGGCTGGGTTTTAAAACACCTATTGGCTTTGAAATCTTGGACGTGAAACcagctaaaaaataaaataaaataaaattcgttcctaacagaaaaaaaaataataataaaataggTCAGTCTGTCCCCAGTGAACCACTGGGGGAAGCTGGAGAAGGGGCGTCGGAGCCGGAACCCCCCCACTCCCTCCTGCCTGGGGTCTGTacaaagtgttttaaaaagtcCCCCCAGATTCGGGGGGCAGTGGCGCCGGGGGTCCAGGTTACACCTGCGAGTCGGCGCCCAGGCTGTGGAACTCGTCTGGGGTCTTGTCGCTCTGGCCGCCCCCGCTCTGCCGGAAGCCTGAGGCAATCTCGTCAAAGGTCCGGCCTTTGGTCTCCGGCACCTTGAAGTAGGTGAAGATGAAGAAGAGCACGAGCAGCACCGTGAAGATGATGAAGACATAAGAGCCACAGAGTTGCTGGGAttgaagggaaaggggaggtgAGCACATGGATGGaggtcacagaatcatggagttgttgaggttggaaaagcccaCCGACTCCAACCaccaacccagcactgccaggttgACCCCTAactcaagtgccacatccacatgttttTGAGCACTTTCAGGCATGGCgattccaccacctccctgacTACccttttcatgaagaaattttcccaatatccaatctaaacctctcctggcacagcctggggctgtgtcctctcatcctgtcccttgttccctgggagcagagcccgacccccctgGCTGCAttccctcctgtcagggagttaTGCAGAGCCAGAaagtcccccctgagcctccttttctccaggctgagcccctttcccagctccctcagctgctcctggtgctccagacccttccccagctcccttcccatCTCTGGACACAGTGATGGGCCATGCCTGAAGGACCAGTTGGTACCACCCTGCCCACACGTTGCTATGGCCATCCAAGACCCAGATCCTCCCTTCAAGCAACATCTCAGGTTCACAAGGAACACTGAGTTGAGTTCCTGGTCTGGCTCCAAGTCCTTCTTCCCAAGGGATCTAAGCAAACCAAACCACCTCAGCGCCCAGGTTGCAGGGCTCAAGGATGTGGCCCTAGAATTCAACATTGGGATCCAGCAGCAGGATTTGGCACTAAGatctgacaccaggaactcCACACCAAAATCTGGCAATGAGATCCAGCACCAGGAACCAGCAACCAATACCAGGATTTGGCAGCAGGATCCAGCAATGGGATCCTGCACTGGAGTCTGGCACTGGGATCCAGCATCAGGATCTAGCTGGACACTGTTTCCATCCCTGATCCAGAACTGGGATCTGGATCCACCCTGAACCAACACAGTCTGAGAGGCTGGCATTGAGACTCCCCAGGATTGCTGGGATACCCTGGGACTcacatcccccactcccccagtATTCCAGCCGCAATTACCGCAATATACTGGAAGCCCATTCCCACGATGAAGTTGGAGGTCCAGTTGGAGAGCCCAGccacagcaaaagcagcaggacGGGGGCCTTGGCTGAACAGCTCCGCTACGATGAACCACGGGATGGGGCCTGGGCCGATCTCAAAGAAGGCCACAAACCCAAAGATGGCCACAATGCTGAGGTAGGACATCCAGGGCATTTGGTCCTAGGccaagggagagggagaaggttGGTGCCATGAAGGGGACACAGCACCTGGACACCTCAGCTGGTGCagaggagccaggagctggagggggaGCTCAGGAGAGATGTGACAATGGGGACTGAGTGCTCAGCCATCACCTCAAGGAGGAATAagtccttcctcctctccaaaCATCCCTCCTCAacttcctcctcccagcctccctaGCACTCACCAGCAGCGTGAGGGCGATGGTCATGAGAATGGCACATCCAGCCATCCCCGCCAGCCCAATGAGGTGCAGGGTCCTGCGCCCGGCTCGCTCCACCACGAACAGCTGTGGGATGGACATGATCCGTCAGCACCTCGCCTGCCTGCAGGAAGGGCCCCTTCTCCCACCTTCCCTGGAGAGACCCCAGGGGGGCCAAAACTCACTGAGACCACTGTGAAGGCTGTGTTCACCACGCCAGAGCCAATGGTGGCGTAGACAGGCTGCTCCACCCCCGACTTCTCAAAGATGCTGGTGGAGTAGTAGAAGACCTACAAAGGGCAAGGGAGTTGCCACCAATCAGgtcctggagctctgggtgAACCAAGCGGACTCCTGGCATTCAGACCGCACCCGGACTCACCGCGTTGatccctgagagctgctgggagagctgcaggacaaTGGCGATGAGGATGGGCTGGCGGTACATGGGTGAGCGGAACAGCTCCATGATGGTGACCTTCTTCTCCCTCATCATCTGCCGGCTCTCCTCCTTCATCTCCTGCAGGTCACTGCTCACGTCCGTTGTGCCTCGCAGCTTCTTGAGGACTGAGAGGGAGAGGTGGCATCAGGAGATGTCAATAACCCTCTGGAGGGCCAGGATGGGCCCTGCGGAGGAGTCACTCACCACTCTTGGCTTTGTTCTCCTCGTTGCGGTTGATAAGCAGGAACCGGGGGCTCTCGGGGGCGAAGGGCAGGATGAtgcactgcagcagggcaggaacgAAGATGAAGCCCAGCAGCAGTGGCCAGAGAGAGTCATTTCCCATGATCAAGTCCAAACCAAACACCtgagaaggaggagagagatTGAGCCACCCATCCCAGATGGAAAAGTCCTGGTTGAACACAACTCTGCAACTCATGGTTTGCTCCAAGCAAGAACAGCCATTGGAGGGACCCCTGTGCTGTTTCCAAGTGGCCAACAGATGTTAATATCCTGATACCACCCATCCCAAACCTTCAGATTccacagcatccctgctcctctgagcTCCAGCTTCACCCTCCCACCCCAGTTCCACCTGAAAGGTTTTGCAGATCCAAAGCACCTCATCCTTGCAGGCCCTGATGAGTGTCAGGATCAAAAAAAGAGGGAACCCCTCCCAAACATTCTCCAGTGCTCACCTGTGCAATGAGGATGCCCAGGACAATGCCAAGCTGGTGGAAGGTCCCCAAGGCCCCCCGCAGGGCAGTAGGGGACACCTCGCCCACGTACATGGGCACAAAACCCGTGGTGAGGCCAGAGTAGAGGCCGATGATGAAGCGGCCGAGGATGAGCATCTCAAAGGAGAAAGCCATCTTGGAGAAGCCCATGAGGACAGCTGACACAAAGGCAAGGATGTTGGACATCAGCATGGAATTGCGTCtggagagggatggaggagagagGTGAGGAACACCAGGAAAACCCAAACATCAGCTCTTGGCAGTCCTGGAATGCCAGGGTGGGGTAAGGCAGCACAACCTCCCCACTGAGGGATCCACCAGGGATCCAGCCCGCTCAGAGCTCACCTTCCAAAGCGATTGACAAAGAGCCCCACAGAGAAGGAGCCGATCATGCCCCCAACAGAGAAGATGGCAACGGAGAGGGACCAGAGTGTGGTTAGGGTGGCGGGGCTGATGGGCTCCTCGTATCGGTACAGCCACGTGCGGTTGTAGAAATCCTCAATCACCTGGAAAACAAGGAGAGAAACCAAACCACGTGTCAAACCCGCCCCCATTTCAGCCGTGCCACTGGAGGGGTGAGTCCCCGTGGCCACCGCAGCTCGCAAGACAATGCGTCACCATCACCGGGGCGGCCGAGGCTCGGCTCCAGCCCGAGGGAGGAACCTGCTGGGATGCACGGGGGAAATGCAGCCAGACGGGTTCTGGGCTTACCCTGCCCAGAGAGGAAGAGACGGCGCTGCCAAAACTcgctgggcaggcacagggaggtcacactgctcctcagggcagggcaggagccagagATGCACCAGCCCCAcggaggaaggggaggaacaCATGGCAGTTCCCATCCCCTTGGATACCCCTGGAGTTGGATTTCTAGGTATTTTCCCACAAGAATTCTATAACACACAATCTCTGCCATGGTTCTGCAGGACCGTGATGCCAACACCCAACACAGGCCTTGGTCTGAAACACCAAGAACAGCCTGGTTTGGGAATTTTAGGTGGGTTTACATGAATTTTATATCTTTTTATACACAAAACATATATACTTCTATACAAAATATGTACAATTATAAGCATTTTATATACTTatgatgcatttttaaagcCAGCCCATCACTGATAGCTTCACCAAGTTCCTGTCCCTGCCAATAACTGGGAAATGGCCTAAATGACCCTctaaaggttccttccaacccaaatcctACATAATACCACGATTTAAGGGTCACCCATCCCCAAACCACCACAGCAGAGAGCTCTATAACACCTCACAAAGCCCAGTTGGAAGGAGCAGAAATTCCAGAgattccctgctctgctgggcctCTGGTGGCTCCAAGATTTCACTGCTCTGAGAGGTTTCACTCCCAATTTACTATTGACACAACTGTGCTTCACTTTCCACTTTTCCCATCAATCCAAGCCCAAAcaggagccctggcagagaCAGCACAAGAAATACACACTGGGCTGGGTACAAGTCCCAATagtataattatttttccaagttGTTTTTCCAAGTTGTTCCTCTTCCAAAGCATGTAAACCATTAGAATTTCCATATTTAAGTGATTTTGTTCCCTCCTCCCAGAGGTTTGGATGCTTTTTGCCAGTATTCCCAAAATAAATAACTGATTGGATGATTGGACAAGTCTGGGCTGGCTCAGGCTCTCAGTAGGCCCAGGGGgtatctgaaaataaaacaccctcctgccccttcctcctGAAATAAGGGATCTTTTGAAGAACccatttttttggggggagaagAGGTAAAAAATGAGTTTAAAGAGAGaaaggtgaagaaaaagaattggTTTTGCCTGCTATTCCGCTGAATATTGTGATGCATCCCCACCCTGCAGTTCCATGAATCCCAATACCagtgcatccctgtgccctgatGCATCTCAATGCATCCCCAACCCAACTTGTTGTTGTTCTCTGTTGATCCTCATCCCCACACTTCACTCCGGTTTATCCTAGTACATCCCCATCCTGTGCCTCGATGCATCCTGACGCATTCCTGTCCCAGTCCCGCACCTCTATGCATCCCTATCCTGCATCCCAATTCTGTGCCCCAGTTTATCCCAATGCACCCCCATTCCAAACCCAACACGTTCCAGTCCTGCACAGTAATGTGTCCCTATCCCAATACCATGCTTTATGTGTCCCCACCCTTAAAGCTGGGATGACCCCCTGTGtccagcacatcctgctgccTAGGACAACCTCCCCTCCCCTCGTGCTCCCACATGGGGCATCCAAAATCTTTCCCCTCAATACTGCTGACTTGTCCTGCACCATGTGACTCCTCCTGGCCTGAGCCCAAGGGATTCATCCTATAAATCATTCAGGAAAACTGTGGCAACACCCATCATGAGGGTCTGGCTTTGCTGGAGGCTGTGGGCACCAGAGCTCAGTCTCACAGCAAGCTCACAGCTGATCCCTGACTGTGTCAcctggagcagccagctggGAGAGCATGGAGAGAAGTCCTTCAGTCCATGGAAACAAAGCTCCTCCTGGGATGTGGCTCTGACCAGGGTGGTGAACACAGCATTCCTTCTTCCCACAGTGCCAGAGCTCAGGAAAATGAGGGCAGGTGCTAGGGAGCAGTTCCTCAGTGCAATCTCAGGGATCTCCCAGCTCCAACGGCTCAAACACTGCTCCACTGCCCATCTCCCAAGCAGGGTGCTCAGGGTCATCCAACAATGAACATTCCCAACATCAGACCAGTGCACGAAGGCAAGGAGGCATCGGGATATTTCAGGAGGCCTTCAGCAGCACCCCACAGGTTctgggtgggagctgcagcctccagcaaCAGGAATTCAATCCCAGGATTCAATACTATGTAATGCAACACCTTGAACGAATTCctggcttttttcctcttcccataCTGATAGGGCCTGGGGAGTTTTTCCACAGGGTCTTCTATCCCAGGAGGAGTTTTCTCAATGCTTGAGGCAACATTCCA
This window harbors:
- the SLC2A1 gene encoding solute carrier family 2, facilitated glucose transporter member 1 isoform X1; this translates as MDTGSKMTARLMLAVGGAVLGSLQFGYNTGVINAPQKVIEDFYNRTWLYRYEEPISPATLTTLWSLSVAIFSVGGMIGSFSVGLFVNRFGRRNSMLMSNILAFVSAVLMGFSKMAFSFEMLILGRFIIGLYSGLTTGFVPMYVGEVSPTALRGALGTFHQLGIVLGILIAQVFGLDLIMGNDSLWPLLLGFIFVPALLQCIILPFAPESPRFLLINRNEENKAKSVLKKLRGTTDVSSDLQEMKEESRQMMREKKVTIMELFRSPMYRQPILIAIVLQLSQQLSGINAVFYYSTSIFEKSGVEQPVYATIGSGVVNTAFTVVSLFVVERAGRRTLHLIGLAGMAGCAILMTIALTLLDQMPWMSYLSIVAIFGFVAFFEIGPGPIPWFIVAELFSQGPRPAAFAVAGLSNWTSNFIVGMGFQYIAQLCGSYVFIIFTVLLVLFFIFTYFKVPETKGRTFDEIASGFRQSGGGQSDKTPDEFHSLGADSQVEAPAAAAHDIPLHHHPHPGTHQNPAPHGYSRFLLCV
- the SLC2A1 gene encoding solute carrier family 2, facilitated glucose transporter member 1 isoform X4, whose translation is MDTGSKQMTARLMLAVGGAVLGSLQFGYNTGVINAPQKVIEDFYNRTWLYRYEEPISPATLTTLWSLSVAIFSVGGMIGSFSVGLFVNRFGRRNSMLMSNILAFVSAVLMGFSKMAFSFEMLILGRFIIGLYSGLTTGFVPMYVGEVSPTALRGALGTFHQLGIVLGILIAQVFGLDLIMGNDSLWPLLLGFIFVPALLQCIILPFAPESPRFLLINRNEENKAKSVLKKLRGTTDVSSDLQEMKEESRQMMREKKVTIMELFRSPMYRQPILIAIVLQLSQQLSGINAVFYYSTSIFEKSGVEQPVYATIGSGVVNTAFTVVSLFVVERAGRRTLHLIGLAGMAGCAILMTIALTLLDQMPWMSYLSIVAIFGFVAFFEIGPGPIPWFIVAELFSQGPRPAAFAVAGLSNWTSNFIVGMGFQYIAQLCGSYVFIIFTVLLVLFFIFTYFKVPETKGRTFDEIASGFRQSGGGQSDKTPDEFHSLGADSQ
- the SLC2A1 gene encoding solute carrier family 2, facilitated glucose transporter member 1 isoform X3; protein product: MDTGSKMTARLMLAVGGAVLGSLQFGYNTGVINAPQKVIEDFYNRTWLYRYEEPISPATLTTLWSLSVAIFSVGGMIGSFSVGLFVNRFGRRNSMLMSNILAFVSAVLMGFSKMAFSFEMLILGRFIIGLYSGLTTGFVPMYVGEVSPTALRGALGTFHQLGIVLGILIAQVFGLDLIMGNDSLWPLLLGFIFVPALLQCIILPFAPESPRFLLINRNEENKAKSVLKKLRGTTDVSSDLQEMKEESRQMMREKKVTIMELFRSPMYRQPILIAIVLQLSQQLSGINAVFYYSTSIFEKSGVEQPVYATIGSGVVNTAFTVVSLFVVERAGRRTLHLIGLAGMAGCAILMTIALTLLDQMPWMSYLSIVAIFGFVAFFEIGPGPIPWFIVAELFSQGPRPAAFAVAGLSNWTSNFIVGMGFQYIAQLCGSYVFIIFTVLLVLFFIFTYFKVPETKGRTFDEIASGFRQSGGGQSDKTPDEFHSLGADSQV
- the SLC2A1 gene encoding solute carrier family 2, facilitated glucose transporter member 1 isoform X2; this translates as MDTGSKQMTARLMLAVGGAVLGSLQFGYNTGVINAPQKVIEDFYNRTWLYRYEEPISPATLTTLWSLSVAIFSVGGMIGSFSVGLFVNRFGRRNSMLMSNILAFVSAVLMGFSKMAFSFEMLILGRFIIGLYSGLTTGFVPMYVGEVSPTALRGALGTFHQLGIVLGILIAQVFGLDLIMGNDSLWPLLLGFIFVPALLQCIILPFAPESPRFLLINRNEENKAKSVLKKLRGTTDVSSDLQEMKEESRQMMREKKVTIMELFRSPMYRQPILIAIVLQLSQQLSGINAVFYYSTSIFEKSGVEQPVYATIGSGVVNTAFTVVSLFVVERAGRRTLHLIGLAGMAGCAILMTIALTLLDQMPWMSYLSIVAIFGFVAFFEIGPGPIPWFIVAELFSQGPRPAAFAVAGLSNWTSNFIVGMGFQYIAQLCGSYVFIIFTVLLVLFFIFTYFKVPETKGRTFDEIASGFRQSGGGQSDKTPDEFHSLGADSQV